One genomic region from Argentina anserina chromosome 2, drPotAnse1.1, whole genome shotgun sequence encodes:
- the LOC126783730 gene encoding UPF0481 protein At3g47200-like, producing the protein MASNSRASIVIDVKNSMSAKLHNDAPLSATSCIFRVPELLRKHNPDAYQPHIVSIGPLHLGTQQLQPIQDLKQWYLQNLLSNMKINSLDTLIEEILIVEERAREFYEESLDSLSKNDFVEMLILDGCFLIQLFRKFHYNRHTPNNPVFNMDYMIEYLYHDLLLLENQLPWFVLDRLYTLTLDFYPSDYLSLRILILTVLSSEPSLKYSCKSYLEYVGDKREDENEKVVHILDLIRTSFVFPLKDVTPPATGKISSLWKYKKPREKYAWKIPPATKLAKSGVEFKRGPVDSKSILNIKFKKGVFTIPQLLVTEMTEPLLRNLIAFEQCYRGRSYEITSYAVLLGRLIGSSSDMELLCEDKIIDNWLSADDGSKQVFNKLYNDTWLRGFLYHGLCAEVNTYYEVKWNHWEAKLKRDYCANPWMILSLIAAGLLLCLTAVQTVYTLLQYY; encoded by the coding sequence ATGGCAAGTAATAGTCGAGCATCCATTGTTATAGATGTGAAAAACAGCATGAGTGCCAAGCTCCACAATGATGCGCCTTTATCTGCCACAAGTTGCATCTTCAGAGTTCCCGAACTGCTCCGGAAACATAATCCAGACGCATATCAGCCTCATATTGTCTCAATCGGACCTCTCCATCTAGGAACTCAACAACTGCAACCGATACAAGATTTGAAACAATGGTATTTACAAAACCTCCTCTCAAACATGAAGATAAATAGTTTGGATACTTTGATTGAAGAGATTTTAATTGTTGAGGAGCGTGCCCGTGAATTTTATGAGGAGTCACTCGACTCTCTTAGCAAGAATGACTTTGTAGAAATGCTGATACTTGATGGTTGCTTCCTGATACAACTATTTCGGAAGTTTCACTACAACAGACATACTCCAAATAACCCTGTATTCAACATGGATTACATGATTGAGTATCTATACCATGACCTTTTGCTACTAGAGAATCAATTGCCTTGGTTTGTTCTGGACCGTCTATATACCCTTACCCTTGATTTTTACCCCAGCGATTACCTCTCCCTTCGTATACTCATTCTTACCGTTTTGTCCTCAGAACCATCACTAAAGTATTCGTGCAAATCCTATTTAGAGTATGTTGGTGATAAGAGAgaagatgaaaatgaaaaggTGGTGCACATACTCGATCTTATAAGAACTTCATTCGTTTTTCCACTCAAAGATGTTACACCTCCAGCCACTGGGAAAATATCTAGTCTCTGGAAATATAAAAAACCAAGAGAGAAATATGCATGGAAAATTCCTCCGGCAACTAAACTCGCAAAGTCAGGTGTGGAATTTAAAAGAGGCCCGGTAGACAGTAAGAGCATACTGAACATAAAATTCAAAAAAGGGGTTTTTACAATTCCACAGCTACTAGTTACCGAGATGACCGAACCATTGCTGAGGAACCTAATAGCCTTTGAGCAATGCTATCGTGGTCGCTCTTATGAAATAACTTCTTATGCCGTTTTGCTGGGCAGACTCATTGGTTCGAGCAGTGATATGGAACTCCTCTGCGAGGATAAAATAATTGATAACTGGTTGAGTGCTGATGATGGTTCCAAGCAGGTCTTCAACAAGCTTTACAATGACACATGGCTCAGAGGGTTCCTGTATCATGGCCTATGCGCTGAAGTGAATACCTATTACGAAGTGAAATGGAATCACTGGGAAGCAAAATTGAAACGTGACTACTGTGCTAATCCATGGATGATTCTTTCTTTAATTGCAGCGGGTTTACTTCTCTGTCTCACCGCAGTGCAGACAGTATATACCCTTCTGCAGTATTATTAA
- the LOC126783725 gene encoding pentatricopeptide repeat-containing protein At2g22410, mitochondrial, producing the protein MFSPFIMIQKTFVIPRRLPLPGLMLDTRHLSTTTAPPKPPMATLASTKELHAHLVRTYLHKDPSSISDVLRFYALSPPHLNKACFVFNHIKRPTLMIWNLMIRGLSQSEKPSEAIQMYSRMSQEGLVGNNLTFIFIFKACARVSDIVCGQKAQACALKLGFESYLYVSNALIHMYSSCGDLGCARKVFDEMLVRDVVSWNSLICGYSQCNRYNEVLAIFEAMRVTQNVRADAVTMVKVVLACIHLGEWEIADRMVKYVDETGVGVDVYLGNTLIDMYGRRCSPLLAQEVFDRMRERNVVSWNAMINGYAKVGRLVDARKFFDRMTNKDVISWTSMITGYSQANQHAEAVSLFREMMAANVRPDKVTVASVLSACAHVGSLDVGEALHKYIRKHGVKTDVYVGNALIDMYCKCGVAEKALAVFQGMDKKDSVSWTSVISGLAVNGFADSAHEFFSEMLTEGIRPTHGTFVGILLACAHAGLVDKGLEYFESMGKIHGLMPEMKHYGCVVDLLSRAGKLQEAYEFMQNMPVVPDVVVWRILLGACQVHGNLALGEIVSHKLIELDPSNSGNYILSSNNYASSHRWDCVAKMRGLMDESNVQKPFGSSSIEINGALSNNLSNTS; encoded by the exons ATGTTTTCCCCATTCATCATGATCCAGAAGACTTTTGTGATCCCCAGAAGGTTGCCCCTTCCAGGTTTGAT GCTAGACACACGCCACCTGAGCACCACCACAGCGCCACCAAAACCACCGATGGCCACCTTGGCCTCAACCAAAGAGCTTCATGCCCACCTCGTCAGAACCTACCTACACAAAGACCCATCTTCAATCTCTGACGTTCTCAGATTCTATGCACTATCTCCACCACACTTAAACAAAGCATGTTTCGTCTTCAATCATATCAAGCGACCCACATTGATGATTTGGAACCTCATGATCCGAGGACTGTCACAGAGTGAAAAGCCCAGTGAAGCAATTCAAATGTATAGCCGAATGAGCCAAGAAGGATTAGTTGGGAACAATTTGACCTTCATATTCATTTTCAAGGCCTGTGCTCGAGTTTCGGATATTGTATGTGGCCAAAAGGCTCAAGCTTGTGCTTTGAAACTTGGGTTCGAATCGTATCTGTATGTTTCCAATGCTTTGATTCATATGTATTCGAGTTGTGGTGATTTGGGTTGTGCCAGGAAGGTGTTTGACGAAATGCTTGTGAGGGATGTGGTGTCTTGGAACTCTTTGATATGTGGGTATAGTCAGTGTAACAGATATAATGAGGTTTTGGCTATATTTGAGGCAATGAGAGTGACACAGAATGTGAGGGCAGATGCGGTGACGATGGTGAAAGTTGTTTTGGCATGTATTCACTTGGGTGAATGGGAAATTGCAGATCGTATGGTGAAGTATGTGGATGAAActggcgttggtgtggatgtTTACTTGGGGAATACTCTGATAGATATGTATGGACGCCGTTGTTCGCCGCTTTTGGCTCAGGAAGTGTTTGATCGGATGCGTGAAAGGAATGTTGTATCATGGAATGCCATGATCAATGGATACGCGAAGGTTGGAAGGTTGGTTGATGCAAGGAAGTTTTTTGATAGGATGACGAATAAGGATGTGATTTCTTGGACTTCCATGATCACTGGTTATTCTCAAGCTAACCAACATGCTGAGGCAGTGAGTCTTTTTCGTGAAATGATGGCAGCTAATGTCAGGCCAGACAAGGTGACAGTGGCTAGTGTGCTATCTGCTTGTGCTCATGTGGGTTCCTTGGATGTGGGAGAAGCTCTGCATAAGTACATAAGGAAGCATGGAGTGAAAACAGATGTTTACGTAGGGAACGCTTTGATAGATATGTATTGCAAATGTGGGGTGGCTGAGAAAGCATTGGCTGTGTTTCAAGGGATGGATAAGAAAGATTCTGTGTCATGGACTTCAGTAATTTCAGGCCTAGCAGTAAATGGTTTTGCAGATTCTGCACATGAGTTCTTCTCAGAGATGTTAACAGAAGGTATCCGACCAACTCATGGAACATTTGTTGGGATTCTTTTAGCTTGCGCTCATGCTGGATTAGTGGATAAGGGATTGGAATACTTCGAAAGCATGGGAAAGATTCATGGACTAATGCCAGAGATGAAACATTACGGGTGTGTTGTGGATCTTTTGAGTCGTGCTGGTAAACTGCAGGAGGCGTATGAGTTCATGCAGAATATGCCTGTGGTTCCTGATGTTGTTGTATGGAGAATTTTGCTGGGTGCTTGTCAAGTTCATGGAAATCTGGCCTTGGGTGAGATTGTGTCACACAAGCTTATCGAATTGGACCCTTCTAACAGTGGGAACTATATTCTCTCATCAAATAATTATGCAAGTTCACATAGATGGGATTGTGTTGCAAAAATGAGAGGATTGATGGATGAGAGCAATGTGCAGAAGCCATTTGGTAGTAGCTCCATTGAAATTAATGGTGCATTATCAAATAACTTATCTAATACATCATAG